From a single Flavobacterium sp. genomic region:
- a CDS encoding PKD domain-containing protein yields MVKATKTLQSTLIIFLFFVFYSEVTFGNILNAQFTTNPATVSGTVTICKTQAVVFTDSSIGTLSSTSYNWQFTGGSTTTATTAGPHAVTYNTPGTYTASLTLDNTYSYSITVVVTNNQPSAPSIALVDGNFWAASVYNSQNYFTYCSNDAAIAGGLFSFTTQSTQTNASTQHIFDWGDGTTNAYTGTNLGETFHFYASAGYYTLTYTVVLSNACSSQRIYNLYVGAIPTATISPVGIPTLCNPGSVTYDLLIGAQNTPGTLYTFQVNDGTPPVTFNHPPPATITHQFLDSSCGTNSNINSTVYPNSYQASITISNPCGNSTNAVGPINIQSAPIANFSRTPSNNIICEGTTVAISDNTQGGYNIGGPPTYACTQTYKKYWTISGPSGLIATSTGGVLTANPFISCPNNFGYNNSQPNNPGAWLPSAASVLNVTFLLPGDYTITFYTGSNLCGISTATQTICVTPEVVADFTMSSSAICAPTVVTLTNNSSTPGCANTNNYLWEVTATNPNNCPSFTPGDWLFSDGNATTTAPEITINSPGIYNISLTTSLNIPTAGALCQPDTKTTTLVVKGKPITSLTAETICEGSTLTLNPTVFNCYASNPVSYTWDFGTSPPTNISSVNDASPILSFNSPGVYNYTLTISNECGSNSYTSSITVEPSVHLTANVPLATCVNTSIQLTSSITGGVTEGIWTASLPGGTFSPSATDLNPTYTPPLDFIGSITFTLTSTTPTAPCTIATATFTTNFNTEATVATGTYDPLCENGSIILNGSIGGAASTAIWTTLNGGAFSDPNSLNSTFTPPPGYVGAITLTLTTNDPDGPCEATSADLNLNVLPTPSIDPKSDLFFCNEEVINSITFTGTNANLFTWTNSNTAIGLPSNGTGAINFTATNTSTSPITSTITITPVNTISSTLCPGIPTSFTITVHPNAQVNDITNQTICNGFSSSEISFSTANTSGVTTYIWTNDTPSIGLGSNGAGGIPSFTAQNNTNSPLVATIEVTPTYTLNGISCSGTPKVFTITVNPEAQVNTINDITLCEGSTTSAIAFTSLNTIGANTYEWTNNNTLIGLSASGTGPIPSFTTANTSNSELVATLTITPYFTNNGVTCSGTSETFTITVIPSPQVNPVTSETICNGGTINSISFSTTNTIGVTSYEWTNDTPSIGLASNGIGDIPSFAVNNPTLSPIVATITVTSVLQYNGVNCPGVSESFTITVLPDAQVNSPLNATFCYASTTTPIVFSTNTTGGIVTYEWTNNNTSIGLANNGIGNIPSFITNNTSTTPEVATITVTPFYNFNGIICNGVAKTFEITINPNGQVNTISNQEVCNGTATNSIDFSTNRTPGTTTYSWTNDNNSIGLPATGTGAINAFTAINNSLAPLIATITVTPTYSYNSINCVGTSEQFTITVNPSPVVHFSENNQLICSEENTMPVQLTSSTSGVTFNWTATVPVGITGALTNGTNTIPVQNLINTTNEVLTITYQAFAITNDATACQGLEYTYLITVLPKPSISNETLLLCSEQTFNYASSNGVPNNTTIVPNNTIYTWTVSNNPAILGASNGSAPQINQTLTNTTAISQTITYTVTPSASGCMGTTFTLLITVLPKPDVLFSIGNQNICNQDTTVPVSLSSTIAGLYNYTWTANIPTGITGALANGTDVIPAQTLINSTTTPLTITYAAFASFVNLGSSCTSNIATYEIMVNPTLTITSNVSNYNTYNISYFGGNDGFIDLTVSGGSNNYSFSWSGPNGYTAITEDISNLMAGSYTVIIDDGICEPRIVNFNLIEPNELLAQNTIAALQNLLCFGDTNGQLGITITQESVPPYNFELLYNAVSIQNLTNSTNLSPIFTGLSAGNYTVKITDANGVIKTLNSTLTEPSEIIVTVTSTPISCYAANDASINLTITGGVSPYTVNWSNLATGTFQNNLGPGTYNITITDAVGCVKTIQSIIANLPVFDIQPVFNQITCYGAANGSINLGLIGGQAPIVVTWSDGSNAGLVRNNLTAGVYTATISDASTCSFTRTFTLIEPQPLLINGIIQNDLDCTTSNNGSVNLIVTGGTLPYTFNWSNGATTEDLLNVSNGNFSVVVTDARGCSINGQYTVYRPAPLITTLTQQKNVNCATGEITSSFEVLVNGGIPPYQIVWSNGTVSGTNNQFMTTTQDGLISVTATDSNGCFNTSSYLLDNPIIGDANFTLNSYSINTFGEYSMGDPIQFTNLTIGDYIGISWNFGDGIFSTEENPIHTYLTEGEYEVTLLITYEYGCTKEQKIILNITKGYKLMIPTGFTANDDVINDYFVPASVGLSSLKMAIYDTWGNLIYYEEGDAIGGWDGKIKGIPAENGNYYYKISGITFYNKVVEKNGPFILLK; encoded by the coding sequence ATGGTAAAAGCTACTAAAACACTTCAAAGTACATTGATTATTTTTCTTTTCTTTGTATTCTATTCCGAAGTAACTTTCGGAAATATCTTAAACGCACAGTTTACCACCAATCCTGCAACTGTAAGTGGTACCGTAACTATATGTAAAACTCAAGCAGTAGTATTTACAGATAGCTCAATAGGAACACTATCCAGCACAAGCTATAACTGGCAGTTTACCGGAGGTTCAACAACCACAGCAACCACAGCAGGTCCTCATGCGGTAACCTACAACACACCTGGAACCTACACCGCCTCATTAACGCTAGATAATACATATAGCTACAGCATTACGGTAGTAGTTACTAATAACCAACCCAGTGCTCCCTCCATTGCCTTAGTAGATGGAAATTTTTGGGCGGCATCCGTGTATAATAGTCAAAATTACTTTACCTATTGCAGCAATGATGCTGCAATTGCAGGTGGTTTGTTTTCATTTACAACACAATCCACACAAACCAACGCTAGTACGCAACATATTTTTGACTGGGGAGATGGAACCACGAATGCCTACACAGGAACAAATCTTGGGGAAACGTTTCATTTTTACGCTTCAGCAGGTTACTATACATTAACGTATACCGTTGTACTATCAAATGCTTGCAGCAGTCAACGAATATACAATCTATATGTTGGAGCCATACCTACCGCCACAATTAGTCCCGTGGGAATTCCAACTTTATGTAACCCAGGAAGCGTAACCTATGATTTATTAATAGGCGCACAAAATACGCCCGGAACACTATATACGTTTCAAGTAAATGATGGTACTCCTCCTGTAACATTCAATCACCCACCCCCTGCTACCATTACCCATCAATTCCTGGATAGTTCCTGCGGTACAAATTCAAACATTAATAGTACGGTATACCCAAACTCTTATCAAGCATCTATTACAATATCAAATCCATGTGGCAATAGTACAAATGCCGTAGGACCAATAAATATACAATCGGCACCAATAGCTAATTTCTCTCGCACACCAAGTAACAATATAATTTGTGAGGGTACAACAGTAGCTATTAGTGATAATACACAAGGCGGGTATAATATTGGAGGTCCGCCTACCTATGCTTGTACACAAACCTATAAAAAATACTGGACGATATCAGGCCCATCAGGACTCATAGCAACGAGTACTGGAGGTGTATTGACGGCCAATCCTTTCATCAGTTGTCCTAACAACTTCGGTTATAACAACAGCCAACCTAACAATCCTGGTGCTTGGTTACCTTCTGCCGCAAGTGTATTAAATGTTACCTTTTTACTCCCTGGTGATTATACTATAACATTTTATACTGGTTCCAATTTATGCGGTATCAGTACAGCAACACAAACCATTTGTGTTACACCAGAAGTAGTAGCCGATTTCACAATGTCAAGCAGCGCAATTTGTGCCCCAACAGTTGTAACATTAACCAATAATTCGAGTACACCAGGCTGCGCTAACACGAATAATTATTTATGGGAAGTAACCGCAACGAACCCAAATAATTGCCCTAGCTTTACACCTGGAGACTGGTTGTTTTCAGATGGAAATGCAACAACAACAGCACCTGAAATAACTATAAATTCACCAGGAATATATAACATTAGCCTAACCACCTCTCTAAATATACCTACGGCAGGTGCCTTATGCCAACCTGACACCAAAACAACAACGTTAGTGGTAAAAGGAAAACCTATTACATCGCTGACAGCTGAAACAATTTGTGAAGGAAGCACACTAACTTTAAACCCAACCGTTTTTAATTGCTATGCAAGTAATCCAGTATCTTACACTTGGGATTTTGGAACTTCACCACCAACAAATATTTCTAGCGTAAATGACGCTAGTCCAATACTTTCCTTCAATAGTCCTGGCGTTTACAATTACACTTTAACAATAAGCAATGAATGTGGCAGTAATAGTTATACTAGTTCTATCACAGTAGAACCATCGGTACATTTAACCGCCAATGTTCCTTTAGCAACTTGTGTCAATACAAGTATTCAATTAACCAGTTCAATCACTGGAGGAGTTACTGAAGGAATCTGGACCGCCTCATTACCAGGTGGAACATTTTCTCCAAGCGCTACTGATTTAAATCCAACGTACACACCCCCATTAGATTTCATAGGAAGTATTACTTTCACCTTAACTTCAACTACTCCAACGGCACCTTGTACTATTGCAACCGCAACATTTACTACTAATTTCAACACAGAAGCAACTGTTGCAACAGGCACCTATGATCCCCTCTGTGAAAATGGTAGTATCATATTAAACGGTAGTATTGGAGGAGCTGCCTCCACGGCAATTTGGACTACTTTAAATGGTGGCGCATTTTCTGACCCTAACAGTTTGAATAGTACTTTTACACCTCCCCCTGGCTATGTGGGTGCAATTACCTTAACATTAACAACAAATGATCCAGACGGCCCTTGTGAAGCAACTTCAGCGGACTTGAACTTAAATGTTTTACCAACGCCTAGTATTGATCCAAAATCTGATTTGTTTTTTTGCAATGAAGAAGTTATTAACTCAATAACATTTACAGGAACCAATGCCAACTTATTTACCTGGACAAATTCAAATACCGCCATTGGATTACCTTCAAATGGAACGGGCGCTATAAATTTTACAGCAACTAATACAAGTACAAGCCCAATAACAAGTACCATAACTATTACACCTGTTAATACGATAAGTAGCACTTTGTGTCCAGGAATACCGACATCATTCACGATTACAGTTCATCCTAATGCGCAAGTAAACGATATAACAAATCAAACAATTTGTAATGGATTTTCTTCTTCAGAAATATCTTTTTCAACAGCAAATACATCGGGTGTAACCACTTATATTTGGACGAACGATACTCCTTCAATAGGATTAGGAAGCAATGGTGCTGGAGGTATTCCAAGTTTCACAGCGCAAAACAATACAAATTCGCCCCTAGTTGCAACAATTGAAGTTACGCCTACGTACACTTTAAATGGTATTAGTTGTAGTGGAACACCAAAAGTTTTTACGATCACAGTAAATCCAGAGGCACAAGTAAATACAATAAATGATATAACACTTTGTGAGGGCAGTACAACAAGTGCAATTGCATTTACTTCCTTAAATACTATTGGAGCTAACACTTATGAATGGACAAACAACAATACGCTAATAGGTCTTTCGGCTAGCGGGACTGGGCCAATTCCAAGTTTTACGACTGCAAATACTTCAAATTCAGAATTAGTTGCTACGCTAACGATTACACCCTATTTTACTAATAATGGTGTAACCTGTAGTGGTACCTCAGAAACTTTTACAATAACAGTGATTCCGAGTCCACAAGTAAATCCTGTTACCAGTGAAACTATTTGTAATGGTGGAACAATCAACTCCATCTCCTTTTCTACTACAAATACAATAGGTGTAACTAGCTACGAATGGACTAATGACACTCCTTCTATAGGATTAGCATCAAATGGCATTGGAGACATCCCTTCGTTTGCAGTAAATAATCCCACACTTTCCCCTATTGTTGCAACAATAACAGTAACCTCAGTTTTACAATATAATGGAGTAAATTGTCCAGGTGTTAGTGAATCATTCACGATTACAGTACTACCCGATGCACAAGTAAATTCACCTCTTAATGCAACATTTTGTTACGCATCAACTACAACTCCAATTGTTTTTTCAACAAATACCACTGGTGGTATAGTTACCTATGAATGGACAAACAACAATACATCCATTGGATTAGCAAACAATGGAATAGGGAATATTCCAAGTTTTATAACCAATAATACCTCAACTACTCCAGAAGTCGCAACAATAACAGTAACTCCTTTTTATAACTTTAATGGTATAATTTGTAATGGAGTAGCTAAAACTTTTGAAATTACAATTAACCCAAATGGACAAGTAAACACAATATCAAATCAAGAGGTTTGTAATGGAACTGCTACTAATTCCATTGATTTTTCAACCAATAGAACCCCTGGTACTACAACCTATAGTTGGACAAATGACAATAACAGTATTGGACTACCCGCAACAGGAACGGGAGCAATTAACGCATTTACGGCAATAAATAACTCACTTGCTCCCTTAATAGCTACCATTACAGTTACACCTACTTATTCCTATAACTCCATAAATTGTGTCGGAACTAGCGAACAATTTACGATAACAGTAAATCCGAGTCCAGTAGTTCACTTTTCAGAGAACAATCAATTAATTTGTTCTGAAGAAAATACAATGCCCGTGCAATTAACAAGTAGTACTTCAGGCGTAACCTTCAATTGGACTGCTACAGTACCCGTTGGAATCACAGGAGCCCTTACAAACGGAACGAATACAATACCCGTACAAAATCTTATTAACACTACAAATGAGGTGTTAACAATAACCTATCAAGCCTTTGCAATAACAAATGATGCCACAGCCTGTCAAGGTTTAGAATACACTTATCTCATTACTGTTTTGCCTAAGCCATCAATTTCAAATGAAACACTTCTATTATGCAGCGAACAAACGTTCAATTACGCTAGTAGTAATGGGGTTCCAAACAACACTACAATTGTTCCAAATAATACTATATATACGTGGACGGTATCTAACAATCCAGCAATTCTAGGAGCAAGTAATGGAAGTGCGCCACAAATTAATCAAACATTAACCAATACAACAGCAATCTCACAAACAATCACTTATACAGTGACGCCATCCGCTTCCGGTTGTATGGGTACTACCTTTACTTTATTGATAACTGTGTTACCAAAACCAGATGTGCTATTTAGCATTGGAAATCAAAATATTTGCAACCAAGACACAACAGTGCCAGTTAGCTTGAGTTCAACAATTGCAGGTCTGTATAATTATACATGGACAGCTAACATCCCAACAGGTATAACAGGTGCACTCGCTAATGGAACCGATGTTATTCCTGCACAAACACTCATAAATTCAACAACTACACCATTGACAATTACATATGCTGCATTTGCATCATTTGTCAATCTTGGATCGTCATGTACCAGCAACATTGCTACTTATGAAATAATGGTTAATCCAACACTAACAATCACAAGCAATGTTTCCAATTATAACACTTACAACATTAGTTACTTTGGCGGAAATGATGGATTTATAGATTTAACAGTTTCAGGAGGCTCAAACAATTATTCTTTCAGTTGGTCAGGACCAAATGGATACACAGCTATAACAGAAGATATAAGTAATTTGATGGCAGGTAGTTATACCGTAATTATAGATGATGGAATTTGTGAACCAAGAATAGTTAACTTCAACTTAATTGAACCTAATGAATTATTAGCACAAAATACAATTGCAGCATTGCAAAATCTATTGTGTTTTGGAGATACAAATGGCCAATTAGGGATTACGATTACACAAGAATCTGTTCCACCCTATAATTTTGAACTATTATACAACGCAGTAAGCATTCAAAACCTGACAAATAGCACTAATTTAAGTCCAATATTTACAGGTTTGTCAGCAGGGAATTACACCGTAAAAATAACAGATGCAAATGGTGTAATTAAAACGCTGAATAGTACTTTAACAGAACCGAGTGAAATTATAGTCACAGTAACTTCAACGCCTATAAGTTGTTACGCAGCTAATGATGCAAGTATAAATTTAACGATAACGGGTGGAGTAAGTCCATATACAGTAAATTGGAGCAATTTAGCAACAGGTACCTTTCAAAACAATCTAGGACCTGGAACTTATAATATCACCATCACAGACGCTGTAGGTTGCGTAAAAACCATACAAAGTATAATTGCGAACCTTCCAGTTTTTGACATACAACCCGTTTTTAATCAAATTACATGCTATGGAGCTGCAAATGGTAGTATTAATTTAGGTCTTATAGGTGGACAAGCTCCTATTGTTGTAACATGGAGTGATGGCAGCAATGCAGGCTTGGTTAGAAATAATTTAACGGCTGGAGTATATACAGCTACAATTTCAGACGCAAGTACTTGTTCATTTACTAGAACCTTTACCCTTATTGAACCTCAACCACTACTTATCAATGGCATTATACAAAATGACTTAGATTGTACCACTAGTAATAATGGCAGTGTTAATTTAATAGTAACAGGAGGAACACTTCCTTACACCTTCAATTGGTCAAATGGTGCAACTACTGAGGACTTACTCAATGTAAGTAACGGGAATTTTTCTGTGGTAGTTACAGATGCAAGAGGATGTTCAATTAATGGACAATATACCGTTTATAGACCAGCTCCATTAATTACAACACTAACGCAACAAAAAAACGTAAATTGTGCTACTGGAGAAATAACAAGTTCTTTTGAAGTTTTAGTAAACGGAGGTATACCACCCTATCAAATAGTTTGGTCAAACGGCACAGTGTCAGGAACTAACAACCAATTTATGACCACCACACAAGATGGATTAATTAGTGTAACAGCAACCGATTCAAATGGTTGTTTCAACACAAGTAGTTATTTATTAGATAACCCAATAATTGGTGATGCAAATTTCACATTGAATTCATATAGTATAAATACATTTGGAGAATATTCTATGGGGGATCCAATACAATTTACCAACTTAACCATTGGAGACTATATTGGAATATCATGGAATTTTGGTGATGGAATTTTCTCAACAGAAGAAAATCCAATTCATACTTATTTGACTGAAGGCGAATATGAAGTTACGCTCTTAATCACTTATGAATATGGTTGTACGAAAGAACAGAAAATTATATTAAATATTACAAAAGGATATAAACTAATGATTCCAACAGGTTTTACAGCAAATGATGATGTAATTAATGATTATTTTGTACCCGCTTCTGTGGGATTATCTAGTTTAAAAATGGCCATTTATGACACTTGGGGAAATTTGATTTATTATGAAGAAGGAGATGCTATAGGTGGATGGGATGGAAAAATAAAAGGAATACCCGCTGAAAATGGAAATTATTATTATAAAATTTCAGGAATAACATTTTATAATAAAGTAGTAGAAAAAAATGGTCCTTTTATCTTATTAAAATAA
- a CDS encoding T9SS type A sorting domain-containing protein, whose translation MTAVILLNSYSLFSQAVFTSQATGQWNTASTWTYTGTDADGIPDADDDVIIRAHSITVSVNSFCNSLKSEPLANNTVGLTSNTSSLNTNSAVLTINSGRILTITNDFTVQPNSSNSHTSVLNGPGSIQVGSINVGNDMTPVSVSRTTTLACRTNLILEVNGDVNLYSNIQGGLNNRATLRHDSGTITINGQLIMTQESNGTNTQYTSNVATRTGTLKLTNSNPFVFNMLGGTQLSQLVPIFTGCTVEYSPNGNGLEVYNTTYRDLKINSNYDVSSSGFTINSTGNLFLTKGNLLGNYTLSTGSSITRSGGTVNSSPSIVDGATYNLVYSQHTARINTGLELIEDVSKLEKLTLSSTNGVEINKTIYPNQLVVTTAGSITGTGDVRVKTLFDVTAAVSFNTGGIITLVSSIANTARVAPLTLNPTITGNVNIERYLPNAGRKWRLLTAPVKGSSNNSVYFNWQNNGVSITGYGTDIWGPSGNLVSNGLQLINNSSHSLRKFNNTTGTWSNVTNTFNEPLFGGSINNGFLIFATHPFGNATDGNGNVNPINPQITTTLKASGALITGNVVYSNVSPNTYYLVGNPYASPIDFASILNDASNSGIGKKIWYIDPTLGSYGAYVTWDSVNGYSDTGSTRYPSTILQSGEAFFIKAATSTSTLTIKETHKTTINTNNVISRVASTISSERIRISLHKEEDNIWNKKDAVVAGFYIGGNNIYDIDDVTKLSNPSETIAFYTDLKSLSSEHRAPIQNNDFLTIRVTQTTVNSNYKLKLYTENFTFSGQAFLQDLYLGTLSEINLDGTIYEYPFQVTSEALSTGNRFKIVFQASALSNEDFNVSGVKMYPNPTTSENGIFVSFQNDNNEQFEYKIFNCLGQLIQNNSLIMNDNTGKIKFENKLNQGVYYINIYDVNQNLKFSKSILIN comes from the coding sequence ATGACAGCAGTAATACTGCTTAATAGCTATTCATTATTTTCACAAGCTGTGTTTACGAGTCAAGCTACTGGTCAATGGAATACAGCGAGCACATGGACATATACAGGGACAGATGCGGATGGCATTCCAGATGCAGATGATGATGTGATAATAAGAGCACACTCAATTACTGTTTCTGTAAATTCATTTTGTAATTCATTAAAATCCGAACCCTTAGCTAACAACACAGTTGGATTAACTTCCAATACATCTTCTTTAAATACTAATTCAGCTGTATTGACAATTAATAGTGGTAGAATTTTAACCATAACAAACGATTTTACTGTACAACCGAATTCTTCTAATAGTCATACATCTGTTTTGAATGGCCCTGGTTCTATTCAAGTTGGATCCATTAATGTAGGAAATGATATGACACCTGTTAGTGTAAGTAGAACTACAACTTTAGCTTGCAGAACAAATTTAATTCTAGAAGTAAATGGAGATGTTAATTTATATTCAAATATCCAAGGAGGTCTAAATAATAGAGCCACTTTAAGGCATGACTCAGGAACAATAACAATTAATGGTCAACTAATTATGACCCAAGAAAGTAATGGAACTAATACTCAATACACTAGTAACGTTGCTACAAGAACAGGCACTCTAAAACTTACCAATTCAAATCCTTTCGTCTTCAATATGCTTGGCGGAACTCAATTATCACAACTTGTACCAATTTTTACAGGATGTACCGTTGAATATAGTCCAAATGGAAATGGATTAGAAGTTTACAATACAACCTATAGAGATTTAAAAATAAATTCAAACTATGATGTTTCAAGTTCTGGATTTACAATTAATAGTACTGGAAATTTATTTTTAACGAAAGGAAACCTGTTGGGAAATTACACGTTAAGTACTGGATCTTCAATCACAAGAAGTGGTGGAACAGTTAATAGTTCGCCATCAATTGTTGACGGAGCAACATATAATTTAGTCTATTCACAACATACTGCTCGAATAAATACAGGTTTAGAATTAATTGAAGATGTTTCAAAATTAGAAAAATTAACGTTGAGTTCTACAAATGGTGTAGAAATAAACAAAACAATTTACCCTAATCAATTAGTTGTAACTACAGCAGGTTCAATTACTGGCACAGGAGATGTAAGAGTTAAAACATTGTTTGATGTTACTGCGGCAGTTTCATTCAATACCGGAGGCATCATTACATTAGTTTCAAGTATTGCTAATACCGCAAGGGTTGCTCCATTAACGCTAAATCCAACTATAACTGGCAATGTAAATATTGAACGTTATTTACCAAATGCAGGTAGAAAATGGCGATTACTTACTGCTCCAGTTAAAGGAAGTAGTAATAATTCAGTTTATTTTAATTGGCAAAATAATGGAGTTTCAATAACAGGATATGGAACTGACATTTGGGGCCCTTCAGGAAACCTAGTTTCAAATGGCTTGCAATTAATAAATAATTCAAGCCATAGTTTAAGAAAATTTAATAACACTACTGGAACTTGGTCAAACGTTACAAATACATTTAATGAGCCTTTATTTGGAGGTTCTATTAACAATGGGTTTCTGATTTTTGCCACCCATCCATTTGGCAATGCTACTGATGGCAATGGAAATGTAAACCCAATTAATCCACAAATTACAACAACCTTAAAAGCATCTGGCGCTCTAATTACAGGGAATGTTGTGTATTCGAATGTATCACCTAATACCTATTATTTAGTTGGAAACCCGTATGCAAGCCCTATAGATTTTGCATCAATATTAAACGATGCTTCAAATAGTGGTATTGGTAAAAAAATATGGTATATAGATCCTACTTTAGGTTCTTATGGAGCTTATGTTACTTGGGATAGTGTAAATGGATATAGTGATACAGGCTCTACACGTTATCCTTCAACTATCTTACAATCAGGTGAAGCTTTTTTTATAAAAGCAGCTACTTCAACTTCAACTTTGACAATAAAAGAAACTCATAAAACTACTATTAACACAAACAATGTTATCAGTAGAGTAGCTTCTACAATTTCATCGGAACGTATAAGAATTTCGCTTCACAAAGAAGAAGATAATATTTGGAATAAAAAAGATGCTGTTGTCGCTGGTTTTTATATAGGTGGCAATAATATATACGACATTGATGATGTAACAAAATTATCTAATCCATCAGAGACTATTGCATTTTACACAGATTTAAAATCATTATCATCAGAACATAGGGCTCCTATTCAAAATAATGACTTTTTAACTATTAGAGTAACACAAACAACCGTTAATTCAAATTATAAATTAAAACTTTATACTGAAAATTTTACATTTTCTGGACAAGCTTTTTTACAAGACCTATATTTAGGAACCTTATCAGAAATTAATTTAGATGGCACTATCTATGAATATCCTTTTCAGGTTACAAGTGAAGCTCTAAGTACAGGTAATCGTTTTAAAATTGTTTTTCAAGCATCTGCTCTAAGTAACGAAGATTTTAATGTATCAGGAGTTAAAATGTATCCAAATCCTACAACTTCAGAAAATGGTATTTTTGTATCTTTTCAAAATGATAATAATGAGCAATTTGAATACAAAATATTTAATTGCTTAGGGCAATTAATCCAAAATAATTCATTAATTATGAACGATAATACTGGTAAAATTAAATTCGAAAACAAATTAAATCAAGGAGTTTACTACATTAACATATATGATGTTAACCAAAATTTAAAATTTTCAAAATCAATATTAATAAACTAA